From Pulveribacter suum, a single genomic window includes:
- the nrdD gene encoding anaerobic ribonucleoside-triphosphate reductase, whose translation MSHFSPTEAQALASLPLQLTDAERQPCEVWTRVMGYHRPVASFNVGKRGEHAERRFFAEPR comes from the coding sequence ATGAGCCACTTTTCCCCCACCGAAGCCCAAGCGCTGGCCAGCCTGCCGCTGCAGCTGACCGACGCCGAACGCCAGCCCTGCGAGGTCTGGACGCGCGTCATGGGCTACCACCGCCCCGTGGCTAGCTTCAACGTGGGCAAGCGCGGCGAGCATGCCGAGCGCCGCTTCTTCGCCGAGCCGCGCTGA
- a CDS encoding ribonucleoside triphosphate reductase: MTPPTQSQPHAFVDVAATVHEYLTRADWRVNANANQGYSLGGLILNMAGKVTANYWLTQVYAPEIGEAHRSGDLHIHDLDMLSGYCAGWSLRTLLHEGLNGVPGKVESGPPKHMSSAVGQIVNFLGTLQNEWAGAQAFSSFDTYMAPFVRKDGMDYASVRQCMQELIYNLNVPSRWGTQTPFTNLTFDWTCPEDLREQVPVIGGQEMPFAYGELQAEMDLINRAYIDVMTTGDAKGRVFTFPIPTYNITPDFPWESENAQRLFEMTAKYGLPYFQNFINSELSPHMVRSMCCRLQLDLRELLKRGNGLFGSAEQTGSLGVVTVNCARLGFVHAGDEAALLAALDRLLILGKDSLEAKRTRIQQLMDEGLFPYTRRYLGTLRNHFSTLGVNGINEMVRNFTHDAHDIASAFGHAFALRLLDHVRTRIVQFQEETGHLFNLEATPAEGTTYRFAKEDRKRWPGILQAGTHEQPYYTNSSQLPVGFTDDPFEALARQEQLQGKYTGGTVLHLYMGERITSGAACRELVRRALTRFRLPYITITPTFSICPTHGYLAGEHAFCPRCDDERLEHKRRQRLAA, encoded by the coding sequence ATGACTCCGCCGACGCAATCCCAGCCGCACGCCTTCGTGGACGTGGCGGCCACCGTGCACGAATACCTCACCCGTGCCGACTGGCGCGTGAACGCCAATGCCAACCAGGGCTACTCGCTGGGCGGGCTGATCCTGAACATGGCCGGCAAGGTCACGGCCAACTACTGGCTCACGCAGGTCTATGCGCCCGAGATCGGCGAGGCGCACAGGAGCGGCGATCTGCACATCCACGACCTGGACATGCTCAGCGGCTACTGCGCCGGCTGGTCGCTGCGCACGCTCTTGCACGAGGGGCTGAACGGCGTGCCGGGCAAGGTGGAGTCGGGGCCGCCGAAGCACATGTCCTCAGCCGTGGGGCAGATCGTGAACTTCCTGGGCACGCTGCAAAACGAGTGGGCCGGCGCGCAGGCGTTCTCCTCGTTCGACACCTACATGGCGCCCTTCGTGCGCAAGGACGGCATGGATTACGCCAGCGTGCGCCAGTGCATGCAGGAGCTGATCTACAACCTGAACGTGCCGTCGCGCTGGGGCACGCAGACCCCGTTCACCAACCTGACCTTCGACTGGACGTGCCCGGAGGACCTGCGCGAGCAGGTGCCGGTGATCGGCGGGCAGGAGATGCCGTTTGCCTACGGCGAACTGCAGGCCGAGATGGACCTCATCAACCGCGCCTACATCGACGTGATGACCACGGGCGACGCCAAGGGGCGCGTGTTCACCTTCCCCATCCCGACCTACAACATCACGCCCGACTTCCCCTGGGAGAGCGAGAACGCGCAGCGCCTGTTCGAGATGACGGCCAAGTACGGCCTGCCGTACTTTCAGAACTTCATCAACTCCGAGCTGTCGCCGCACATGGTGCGCTCCATGTGCTGCCGGCTGCAGCTGGATTTGCGCGAGCTCCTGAAGCGCGGCAACGGCCTGTTTGGCAGCGCCGAGCAGACCGGAAGCCTGGGCGTGGTCACCGTCAACTGCGCGCGCCTGGGGTTCGTGCACGCCGGCGACGAGGCCGCCCTGCTGGCTGCGCTGGACCGGCTGCTCATCCTGGGCAAGGACAGCCTGGAGGCCAAGCGCACGCGCATCCAGCAGCTGATGGACGAAGGCCTGTTCCCCTACACCCGCCGCTACCTGGGCACGCTGCGCAACCACTTCAGCACGCTGGGCGTGAACGGCATCAACGAGATGGTGCGCAACTTCACGCACGACGCGCACGACATCGCGAGCGCCTTTGGCCACGCCTTTGCGCTGCGCCTGCTGGACCACGTGCGCACGCGCATCGTGCAGTTCCAGGAAGAGACCGGCCACCTGTTCAACCTGGAGGCCACGCCCGCCGAAGGCACGACCTACCGCTTCGCCAAGGAAGACCGAAAGCGCTGGCCGGGCATCCTGCAGGCCGGCACGCACGAGCAGCCCTACTACACCAACAGCTCGCAGCTGCCCGTGGGCTTCACCGACGACCCTTTCGAGGCGCTGGCGCGGCAGGAGCAGTTGCAGGGCAAGTACACCGGCGGCACGGTGCTGCACCTGTACATGGGTGAGCGCATCACCAGCGGCGCGGCCTGCCGCGAGCTGGTGCGCCGGGCGCTGACGCGCTTTCGCCTGCCCTACATCACCATCACGCCGACGTTCTCCATCTGCCCCACGCACGGCTACCTGGCCGGCGAGCACGCGTTTTGCCCGCGCTGCGACGACGAGCGGCTGGAACACAAGCGCCGCCAGCGGCTGGCGGCATGA
- a CDS encoding IS3 family transposase (programmed frameshift), giving the protein MTAKQHYPEEFKIEAVKQITERHHRVADVSARIGVSQHSLYKWIKAYSAPAAERQAQVSQTEEMRRLKAELRRVTEERDIPKKGRRVLCQAVRVKYAFMKAHEAQHSVRRMCRVMQVHPSGYYAWKAEPESARAKDDQRLAGLLKQAWLESGGVYGYRKLTLDMRDLGERCGKHRVARLLKLEGLRSQTGYRRRPGVRAGKPAVVAPNHLQREFTVAQPNRSWVTDITYIRTHEGWLYLAVVVDLFSRQVVGWSMGSRIDTSLVLDALLMALWRRRPEDPVTVHSDQGCQFTGHEWQTFLREHNLVSSMSRRGNCHDNAVAESFFQLLKRERVRRQIYATRSDARADIFNYIEMFYNPKRRHGTAGDTSPVEFERRHSQRLKSV; this is encoded by the exons ATGACAGCGAAGCAACACTACCCTGAAGAATTCAAGATCGAAGCGGTCAAGCAGATCACGGAGCGACACCATCGGGTGGCCGATGTGTCCGCCCGGATCGGCGTGAGCCAGCACAGCCTGTATAAGTGGATCAAGGCGTACTCAGCGCCGGCGGCCGAACGGCAGGCACAGGTGTCACAGACAGAGGAGATGCGGCGCCTGAAGGCCGAACTGCGGCGCGTGACAGAGGAGCGCGACATCC CTAAAAAAGGCCGCCGCGTACTTTGCCAGGCAGTCCGGGTGAAGTACGCGTTCATGAAGGCGCACGAAGCACAACACAGCGTGCGGCGCATGTGCCGGGTCATGCAGGTGCATCCAAGCGGTTATTACGCTTGGAAAGCCGAGCCAGAGAGTGCAAGGGCAAAAGACGACCAGCGGTTGGCTGGCCTGCTCAAGCAAGCTTGGCTGGAGAGCGGCGGCGTGTATGGGTATCGCAAGCTGACGCTGGACATGCGCGACTTGGGCGAGCGCTGCGGCAAGCACCGCGTGGCGCGGCTGCTCAAGCTCGAAGGACTGCGCTCGCAGACAGGCTACCGCCGCCGCCCTGGTGTGCGAGCAGGCAAGCCTGCTGTGGTTGCACCCAACCACCTGCAACGCGAGTTCACGGTGGCCCAGCCCAATCGATCCTGGGTGACCGACATCACCTACATCCGCACGCATGAAGGCTGGCTGTACCTGGCGGTCGTGGTCGACCTGTTCTCACGCCAGGTAGTGGGCTGGTCCATGGGCAGCCGCATCGACACAAGCCTGGTCCTGGACGCGCTGCTGATGGCGCTGTGGCGCCGCAGGCCTGAAGACCCCGTCACGGTGCACTCCGATCAGGGCTGTCAATTCACCGGCCATGAGTGGCAGACCTTCTTGCGCGAGCACAACCTAGTCAGCAGCATGAGCCGGCGAGGCAACTGCCACGACAACGCCGTCGCGGAGAGCTTCTTCCAGCTGCTCAAGCGCGAGCGTGTGCGCCGGCAGATCTACGCCACGCGCAGCGACGCACGCGCCGACATCTTCAACTACATCGAGATGTTCTATAACCCCAAGCGGCGCCACGGCACGGCCGGCGACACTTCGCCAGTCGAGTTCGAGCGACGCCATTCCCAACGGCTCAAAAGTGTCTAG
- a CDS encoding hemerythrin domain-containing protein has product MNIDRFKHEHEDILAQIDALRSLSHAGPAQHAAQIARGIVAMSSTIRLHLAVEDRLLYPALQTGGDADLARLGARFQHEMGEIASSYAAFARRWNTAERVAADPEGFRAEANVALRSVYDRMRREDRDFYPRIEAAHEAVCAS; this is encoded by the coding sequence ATGAACATCGACCGCTTCAAGCACGAGCACGAGGACATCCTTGCGCAGATCGACGCGCTGCGCAGCTTGAGCCACGCCGGCCCGGCGCAGCACGCCGCCCAGATCGCCCGGGGCATCGTCGCCATGAGCTCCACCATCCGCCTGCACCTGGCGGTGGAAGACCGCCTGCTGTACCCCGCGTTGCAGACCGGCGGCGACGCCGACCTGGCCCGCCTGGGCGCGCGCTTTCAGCACGAGATGGGCGAGATCGCCAGCAGCTACGCGGCCTTTGCCCGGCGCTGGAACACCGCCGAGCGCGTGGCCGCAGACCCCGAGGGCTTTCGCGCCGAGGCCAACGTCGCCCTGCGCAGCGTGTACGACCGCATGCGCCGCGAAGACCGCGACTTCTACCCGCGCATCGAGGCCGCACACGAAGCCGTGTGCGCGTCTTGA